In Aptenodytes patagonicus chromosome 6, bAptPat1.pri.cur, whole genome shotgun sequence, one genomic interval encodes:
- the PTPRN gene encoding receptor-type tyrosine-protein phosphatase-like N isoform X2 → MGRRLLRALLCLLLLAGRGLLRDGGASATATAAHGCLFDRRLCSPQEVCVQDGLFGQCQVGSGQDRPYFQVTSPVLQRLQDVLRHLMAQGLSWQDGITQYVISQEMERIPRLRPPPSLESAARDSSPRRAPLPADPSLPAPQHLGQTQLLLPAPLVQRYLEHLLLSPPPQLGYEEALLNPYSYHKFGYQDGAHQLPSGSARQSPETSSLLGRVPAQALFGAGPVPSYGKQPGTDGGHLFHDLGMLSLPREKAGRPDPAGTRLQHSLRLPSDYRDTEEREQPVPLAAQPPPAPTDAALRRLASLLASYGLGLPELSPQQLSSLSALLQLLQSSGVAGPEVPTAKRVGLQQGGAGGGATPQVTEGDMQHGDEPVPPSSTVPPPKIPTSSSPGDRPRGRAVSSPAPQAELQRGRGGDTLSPGKPIAVEKKSYTEAKDGGVQRGTRPPDEYGYIVTDQKPLGLAAGVRLLELLAKRLHLSTASFINISVVGPALTFRIRQNPQNLSLADVASQAEQVKAELEAELSLKIVQTGVGERNEAAAYSRPSRFGDGFHSVLLTFIALACVAGIAIAVAAAFCLRRHAKQREKERLAALGPEGAADTTFEYQELCRQHMAAKSLFGRAEAPVAPAETSRVSSVSSQFSDAPQPSPSSHSSTPSWCEEPVQSNMDISTGHMILAYMEDHLRNRDRLAKEWQALCAYQAEPSVCSIAQNEANLKKNRNPDYVPYDHVRIKLKAESNPSRSDFINASPIIEHDPRMPAYIATQGPLSHTIADFWQMVWEHGCTVIVMLSPLAEDSVKQCDRYWPDEGSSLYHIYEVNLVSEHIWCEDFLVRSFYLKNVQSQETRTLTQFHFLSWPAEGIPATTRPLLDFRRKVNKCYRGRSCPIIVHCSDGAGRTGTYILVDMVLNRMAKGVKEIDIAATLEHIRDQRPGMVQTKDQFEFALTAVAEEVNAILKALPQ, encoded by the exons ATGGGGCGGCGGCTCCTCCGGGcgctcctctgcctcctcctcctggccgGCCGCGGGCTGCTGCGGGACGGCGGCGCCTCCGCTACCGCCACCGCCGCGCACG GCTGCCTGTTTGACCGGAGGCTGTGCTCCCCCCAGGAGGTGTGCGTGCAGG ATGGGCTGTTTGGGCAGTGCCAGGTGGGCTCCGGGCAGGACAGACCCTACTTCCAGGTCACCTCTCCCGTGCTCCAGCGCCTGCAGGATGTCTTACGGCATCTCATGGCACAAG GGCTCTCGTGGCAGGATGGCATCACCCAGTATGTGATCTCGCAGGAGATGGAGCGTATcccccgcctccgcccgccgccctcGCTGGAGTCGGCAGCAAGGGACAG CTCCCCCCGGcgagccccgctccccgcagaCCCCAGCCTGCCAGCGCCTCAGCATCTGGGGCAGACCCAACTGCTGCTGCCCGCCCCCCTGGTGCAGCggtacctggagcacctcctgctgtcccccccgccccagctggGCTACGAGGAGGCTCTGCTCAACCCCTACTCCTACCACAAG TTTGGCTACCAGGATGGCGCTCACCAGCTCCCCAGTGGCTCAGCCAGGCAGAGCCCTGAGACCTCCTCGCTGCTGGGCCGGGTCCCTGCCCAGGCCCTTTTTGGGGCCGGCCCTGTGCCCTCCTATGGCAAGCAGCCAGGAACGGATGGGGGGCATCTCTTCCACGACTTGGGTATGCTCTCCCTGCCCAGAGAGAAAGCTGGCCGCCCGGACCCCGCTGGCACCAGGCTCCAGCACAGCTTGCGGCTCCCCAGTGACTACAGGGACACGGAGGAGAGGGAGCAACCAGTGCCCCTGGCTGCCCAGCCACCCCCTGCACCGACGG ACGCTGCCCTGAGGAGACTGGCCTCCCTGCTGGCCAGCTACGGCCTGGGGCTGCCGGAGCTGAGCCCCCAGCAGCTGAGCAGCCTCTCcgccctcctccagctgctccagagCTCTG gtgttgctggccccgAAGTGCCCACAGCGAAACGGGTGGGTTTGCAGCAGGGTGGTGCTGGAGGAGGTGCCACACcgcag gTGACAGAGGGGGACATGCAGCATGGAGACGAGCCAGTGCCCCCTTCCTCCACAGTGCCGCCCCCCAAAATCCCAACGAGCAGCTCCCCAGGCGACAGGCCGAGGGGCAGGGCAGTGTCCTCGCCAgccccccaggcagagctgcagcggGGACGTGGGGGGGACACACTCAGCCCCGGGAAGCCAATTGCAGTGGAGAAGAAGAGTTACACGGAGGCGAAGGATGGTGGGGTGCAGCGGGGCACGCGGCCACCAGATGAGTACGGCTACATCGTCACAGACCAGAA GCCCCTGGGGCTGGCCGCTGGTGTGCGGCTGCTGGAGCTCCTCGCCAAGCGCCTCCACCTCTCCACGGCCAGCTTCATCAACATCAG TGTCGTGGGCCCCGCGCTCACCTTCCGCATCCGGCAGAACCCCCAGAACCTCTCGCTGGCGGACGTGGCCAGCCAGGCTG AGCAAGTgaaggcagagctggaggcagagctgaGCCTGAAGATTGTGCAAACAGGAGTGGGAGAG CGAAATGAGGCTGCTGCCTACTCGCGCCCATCCCGCTTCGGGGACGGCTTCCACTCGGTGCTGCTGACCTTCATCGCGCTGGCCTGTGTGGCTGGCATTGCCATCGCGGTTGCTGCGGCCTTCTGCCTCCGGCGCCATGCTAAGCAGCGGGAAAAGGAGCGCCTGGCTGCCCTGGGGCCCGAGGGTGCTGCCGACACCACCTTTGAGTACCAG GAACTGTGCCGCCAGCACATGGCTGCCAAGTCTCTCTTCGGCCGTGCTGAGGCACCGGTGGCGCCGGCAGAGACCTCACGGGTCAGCAGCGTCTCATCCCAGTTCAGCGACGCcccgcagcccagccccagctcccacagcaGCACGCCATCCTGGTGTGAAGAGCCCGTCCAGTCCAACATGGACATCTCCACCGGACACATGATCCTG gccTATATGGAGGACCACCTCCGCAACCGGGACCGGCTGGCCAAGGAGTGGCAGGCTCTCTGTGCCTACCAGGCTGAGCCCAGCGTCTGCTCCATTGCCCAGAACGAAGCCAACCTGAAGAAGAACCGCAACCCCGACTATGTGCCCT ATGACCATGTGCGGATCAAGCTGAAAGCTGAGAGCAACCCGTCCCGCAGCGACTTCATCAATGCCAGTCCGATC ATCGAGCACGATCCACGGATGCCGGCGTACATCGCTACACAGGGGCCGCTGTCCCACACTATCGCTGACTTCTGGCAG ATGGTGTGGGAGCACGGCTGCACAGTCATTGTCATGCTGAGCCCGCTTGCAGAGGACAGCGTAAAGCAGTGTGACCGCTACTGGCCAGATGAAGGCTCCTCTCTCTATCACATCTATGAG GTGAACCTGGTGTCGGAGCACATCTGGTGTGAGGATTTCCTGGTGCGCAGCTTCTACCTGAAGAACGTGCAGTCACAGGAGACCCGCACCCTGACGCAGTTCCACTTCCTCAGCTGGCCGGCCGAGGGCATCCCCGCCACCACCCGGCCCCTCCTCGACTTCCGCAG GAAGGTGAACAAGTGCTACCGGGGGCGCTCCTGCCCTATTATCGTGCACTGCAG TGACGGTGCAGGCAGGACCGGGACATATATCCTCGTTGACATGGTCCTGAACCGAATGGCCAAAG ggGTGAAGGAGATAGACATAGCTGCTACGCTGGAGCACATCCGAGATCAGCGGCCTGGCATGGTGCAGACCAAG GACCAGTTTGAGTTCGCGCTGACAGCTGTGGCCGAGGAAGTGAATGCCATCCTGAAGGCACTGCCGCAGTGA